The following proteins come from a genomic window of Pararhodobacter sp.:
- a CDS encoding phage BR0599 family protein, with translation MTYASIETSPAEGRPYFLYQFVEGAQIWRFTSRIDAWASAGSGGETITWEPAAVAHGDVVQTSEIERGRLELTWPLSHPFARRFLSPMGNTPVTLTIFRGHEQVLGETVAHWKGRVVGAEVEGPRILLTCESVFSTLRRAGVRAKYQRLCRHALYGRGCGLDIAEHWQTGTVTAVAANAITVPEAAEQPDGWFRGGVLRFGAQLGFITGHAGAVLLLSRPMPDLAAAVAAPELDPETGDPVPVLVDIAPGCDLRAATCADKFSNLLNFGGFPEIPASNPFGGGSIV, from the coding sequence ATGACCTACGCCAGCATCGAAACCTCGCCTGCCGAGGGCCGCCCGTATTTCCTCTATCAATTCGTGGAGGGGGCGCAGATCTGGCGCTTCACCAGCCGCATCGATGCCTGGGCCAGTGCGGGCAGCGGCGGTGAGACGATCACTTGGGAGCCCGCCGCCGTCGCCCATGGCGACGTGGTGCAGACCAGTGAGATTGAACGCGGGCGTCTGGAACTGACCTGGCCTTTGTCGCATCCCTTCGCGCGTAGGTTTCTGTCCCCCATGGGCAATACGCCGGTGACGTTGACGATCTTTCGCGGTCATGAGCAGGTTCTGGGCGAGACGGTGGCGCATTGGAAAGGCCGCGTGGTGGGCGCCGAGGTTGAGGGGCCGCGCATCCTCTTAACCTGCGAATCCGTCTTCAGCACGCTGCGCCGGGCCGGCGTGCGCGCCAAGTACCAGCGCCTTTGCCGGCACGCGCTCTATGGGCGCGGCTGTGGTCTCGATATTGCGGAGCATTGGCAAACCGGGACGGTCACAGCCGTTGCCGCCAATGCGATCACGGTCCCTGAGGCCGCGGAACAGCCCGACGGCTGGTTTCGCGGCGGGGTGCTGCGGTTTGGGGCGCAGCTTGGCTTCATCACCGGCCATGCGGGTGCGGTGCTCCTCTTGTCGCGCCCCATGCCGGATCTGGCCGCAGCTGTGGCAGCGCCAGAACTGGATCCAGAGACCGGCGATCCAGTTCCCGTCCTCGTCGACATCGCCCCGGGCTGCGACCTGCGCGCGGCCACCTGTGCAGACAAATTCAGCAATCTTCTCAACTTCGGGGGCTTTCCCGAGATCCCCGCCAGCAACCCCTTTGGTGGCGGCTCCATCGTCTGA